A region of Campylobacter armoricus DNA encodes the following proteins:
- a CDS encoding SelT/SelW/SelH family (seleno)protein, which produces MEVKIYYCNLUNYKPQAARVAEEIQNEFKDAQISTIEKGGGHFIVEVDGKIIYSKKDLFNCEVDRFPHEGEIAKLMKQM; this is translated from the coding sequence ATGGAAGTGAAAATTTATTATTGTAATCTTTGAAATTACAAACCACAAGCTGCAAGGGTTGCAGAAGAAATACAAAATGAATTCAAAGATGCGCAAATTTCTACCATAGAAAAAGGTGGTGGTCATTTTATAGTAGAAGTAGATGGTAAAATCATTTACTCTAAAAAAGACTTATTTAACTGCGAAGTAGATAGATTTCCTCATGAGGGAGAAATTGCTAAACTTATGAAGCAAATGTAA
- a CDS encoding DJ-1 family glyoxalase III, whose protein sequence is MKKVLVPLAKGFEEAEFIGIADVLKRAGEASGNLEVIIASLDDELLVQGANGICVKADVSLANVDQENLDAIALAGGFEGMMNLKNNQTIIKIIQDLHAKKKIVAAICASPMVLAKAGVISGEFSCYPGCEVDIEGVRVNKAVVVNENVITAAGPATAILFGLELVKYLCSEEVYIKLYDGMLVPLTK, encoded by the coding sequence ATGAAAAAAGTTTTAGTGCCTTTAGCAAAGGGTTTTGAAGAGGCTGAGTTTATAGGTATAGCTGATGTTTTAAAAAGAGCAGGGGAAGCTAGTGGAAATTTAGAAGTAATTATTGCTTCGCTAGATGATGAGCTTTTAGTTCAAGGTGCTAATGGAATTTGTGTAAAAGCTGATGTAAGTTTAGCTAATGTTGATCAAGAAAATTTAGATGCAATTGCTCTTGCAGGTGGATTTGAAGGTATGATGAATTTAAAAAATAATCAAACTATCATAAAAATTATACAAGATTTACATGCAAAGAAAAAAATCGTAGCTGCTATTTGTGCTTCGCCTATGGTATTAGCAAAAGCAGGAGTAATTAGTGGAGAGTTTTCTTGTTATCCTGGTTGTGAAGTAGATATTGAAGGTGTAAGAGTAAATAAAGCAGTTGTAGTAAATGAAAATGTCATCACAGCAGCTGGACCCGCTACGGCTATTTTATTTGGTTTAGAGCTTGTTAAGTATTTATGCTCAGAAGAAGTTTATATAAAACTTTATGATGGAATGCTTGTTCCTTTGACAAAATAA
- a CDS encoding N-carbamoylputrescine amidohydrolase yields the protein MKLALIQQEFKQNKEKTIEKTCELIKQVAKEKAELVCLQELHQTQYFCQSENTNFFDLANDYEEDVKFWSNVAKENKVVLVTSLFEKRSAGLYHNTSVVFEKDGSIAGKYRKMHIPDDPCFYEKFYFTPGDLGFEPIQTSVGKLGVLICWDQWYPEAARLMALKGAQILIYPTAIGWFDKDEKEEKQRQLEAWVGVQRGHAIANGLPVVAINRVGFEKDESGVEEGIRFWGNSFVFGAQGEELFRADDKQELCKIVEIDMQRCENVRRWWPFLRDRRIEYFHELNKRFID from the coding sequence ATGAAATTAGCACTCATTCAGCAAGAATTTAAACAAAATAAAGAAAAAACTATAGAAAAAACATGCGAACTTATCAAACAAGTAGCAAAGGAAAAGGCTGAGCTTGTATGCTTGCAAGAACTTCATCAAACGCAGTATTTTTGTCAAAGTGAAAATACAAACTTTTTTGATTTGGCAAATGACTATGAAGAAGATGTTAAGTTTTGGTCTAATGTGGCTAAAGAAAATAAAGTTGTTTTGGTAACTTCTTTATTTGAAAAAAGAAGTGCAGGGCTTTATCATAATACTAGTGTGGTATTTGAAAAAGATGGCTCCATAGCAGGTAAATACCGCAAAATGCATATACCTGATGATCCTTGTTTTTATGAAAAATTTTATTTTACTCCAGGTGATTTGGGTTTTGAACCTATACAAACAAGTGTTGGAAAACTTGGAGTTTTAATATGCTGGGATCAATGGTATCCTGAAGCTGCTAGGTTAATGGCTTTAAAAGGGGCTCAAATTTTGATTTACCCTACTGCTATTGGTTGGTTTGATAAAGATGAAAAAGAAGAAAAGCAAAGACAACTTGAAGCTTGGGTTGGTGTGCAAAGAGGTCATGCCATAGCTAATGGCTTACCTGTGGTGGCTATTAATAGAGTGGGTTTTGAAAAAGATGAAAGTGGCGTAGAAGAAGGTATAAGATTTTGGGGAAATTCTTTTGTCTTTGGAGCTCAAGGTGAAGAGCTTTTTAGGGCTGATGATAAACAAGAACTTTGTAAGATTGTTGAAATAGATATGCAAAGATGTGAAAATGTTCGCAGATGGTGGCCATTTTTACGCGATAGACGCATAGAGTATTTTCACGAGTTAAATAAAAGATTTATCGACTAA
- a CDS encoding cation diffusion facilitator family transporter → MNLQKSATIIASACAIFLAIVKFVVGLASGSVAVLSSAIDSLLDCVISGLNFLALKKSSQGSSKEYNFGLSKIEALMGLFEGLVISGIGVYIFYESVLKIHNQESVEKLDLGIFVMAFAMAVTLCLVVFLNYVAKKTKSLIIKADSLHYKIDFLTNALTLLALVIIAFTNYHFIDGLFGIAISLYTIFSAFKIIKESSKILLDVAIDKEQVEVIKQIISANKEIKSFHHLKTRKSPDILYVSVHLVFEPTISLLKAHKIGDEIEDSIREHFKDDFWNIHIHLDPYDDSEEERNKNEISTHSARI, encoded by the coding sequence ATGAATTTGCAAAAAAGTGCAACCATCATTGCAAGTGCTTGTGCTATTTTTTTAGCTATTGTTAAATTTGTGGTAGGTTTAGCTTCAGGATCTGTTGCGGTGCTTTCTAGTGCGATTGATTCTTTGCTTGATTGTGTGATTTCGGGTTTAAATTTTTTAGCTTTAAAAAAAAGCTCTCAAGGCTCTAGTAAAGAATATAATTTTGGTCTTAGTAAAATCGAAGCATTAATGGGACTTTTTGAAGGTCTTGTTATTAGTGGGATTGGGGTTTATATTTTTTATGAAAGTGTCTTAAAAATTCACAACCAAGAAAGCGTAGAAAAACTTGATCTTGGAATTTTTGTTATGGCTTTTGCTATGGCTGTGACTTTGTGTTTGGTGGTTTTTTTAAATTATGTTGCTAAAAAAACTAAAAGTTTAATTATAAAAGCTGATAGCTTGCATTATAAAATAGACTTTTTAACTAATGCTCTAACGCTTTTAGCACTTGTGATTATAGCTTTTACAAATTATCATTTTATTGATGGTTTATTTGGTATAGCTATAAGTTTATATACGATTTTTTCAGCTTTTAAAATCATCAAAGAAAGTTCTAAAATTTTATTAGATGTGGCAATTGATAAAGAACAAGTTGAAGTGATTAAACAAATTATAAGTGCAAATAAAGAAATTAAAAGCTTTCATCATCTAAAAACTAGAAAAAGTCCTGATATACTTTATGTTAGTGTGCATTTGGTTTTTGAACCTACAATATCACTTTTAAAAGCTCATAAAATCGGTGATGAGATTGAAGATAGTATAAGGGAGCATTTTAAAGATGATTTTTGGAATATTCATATTCACTTAGACCCTTATGATGATTCAGAAGAAGAAAGGAATAAAAATGAAATTAGCACTCATTCAGCAAGAATTTAA
- a CDS encoding agmatine deiminase family protein, with amino-acid sequence MRKSIAEWENQELLLLSLPHENSDWKPYLEEILQSYEEFIKAVASFQKVLLVAPNEKDFQRFKCIKNVDFFKCDTNDTWIRDFGAIDVREDDKLLALDFTFNAWGDKFQSTLDNAVNSKLFTQKLSGKLEKIDFILEGGSIDFNGQGVMLTTSACLLNENRNSRLNKEQIETKLKEIFGLKQIIWLNHGYIKGDDTDHHIDTLARFINEKTIAYCVCKDENDEHYKPLKAMEDELKKTGFDLLELPLPKPLYFEDKRLGATYANFVFVNGGLIVPTYNDENDVLVLENLQKVCKDRKVVGVDARVFLRQNGSLHCSCQNRYEGQR; translated from the coding sequence ATGAGAAAAAGCATAGCAGAGTGGGAAAATCAAGAATTACTTTTACTTTCCTTACCTCATGAAAATAGTGATTGGAAGCCTTATTTAGAAGAGATTTTACAAAGCTATGAAGAATTTATTAAAGCTGTAGCTAGTTTTCAAAAAGTTTTGCTTGTAGCACCAAATGAAAAAGACTTTCAAAGATTTAAGTGTATAAAAAATGTAGATTTTTTTAAATGTGATACGAATGATACTTGGATTAGAGATTTTGGCGCAATTGATGTGCGTGAAGATGATAAGCTTTTGGCGCTTGATTTTACTTTTAATGCTTGGGGAGATAAATTTCAAAGCACTTTAGATAATGCAGTAAATTCAAAACTTTTTACTCAAAAACTAAGCGGAAAATTAGAAAAAATTGATTTTATCTTAGAAGGCGGGAGTATTGATTTTAACGGACAAGGAGTAATGCTTACAACGAGTGCTTGTTTGTTAAATGAAAATAGAAATTCACGCTTAAATAAAGAACAAATTGAAACTAAGTTAAAAGAAATTTTTGGCCTAAAGCAAATTATATGGTTAAATCATGGTTATATAAAAGGTGATGATACTGATCATCATATAGATACTTTAGCAAGATTTATCAATGAAAAAACCATTGCTTATTGTGTGTGTAAAGATGAAAATGATGAGCATTATAAACCCTTAAAAGCTATGGAAGATGAGCTTAAAAAAACAGGATTTGATTTATTAGAGCTTCCTTTACCTAAGCCTTTATATTTTGAAGATAAAAGACTTGGTGCTACTTATGCAAATTTTGTTTTTGTTAATGGTGGCTTGATAGTGCCAACTTATAATGATGAAAACGATGTTTTGGTATTAGAAAATTTACAAAAAGTATGCAAAGATAGAAAAGTAGTAGGGGTTGATGCAAGAGTATTTTTAAGACAAAATGGTTCTTTGCATTGTTCTTGTCAAAACCGCTATGAAGGGCAAAGATGA
- a CDS encoding MBL fold metallo-hydrolase, with product MRILKQPCGMYETNCYIIDHNNKQIIIDPGENAYEFIKENVSKPLAILNTHGHYDHVYDNARVKKDYETPLFIHKDDAFMLKDPFNYGFEHSSADVLVENENEFSIDEFKFKFHHFPGHTPGCCMIELVGEDMLFSGDFLFYRSIGRWDFPYSDATKMKESLLKVLAYEKDFKLFPGHGEESSLKEEQKAIPAWLRYFH from the coding sequence ATGCGTATTTTAAAACAACCATGTGGAATGTATGAGACAAATTGTTATATTATAGATCATAATAACAAGCAAATCATCATCGATCCGGGTGAGAATGCTTATGAGTTTATCAAAGAAAATGTAAGCAAACCTTTAGCTATTTTAAATACCCATGGTCATTATGATCATGTTTATGATAATGCTAGGGTTAAAAAAGATTATGAAACCCCACTTTTTATCCATAAAGATGATGCTTTTATGTTAAAAGATCCTTTTAATTATGGCTTTGAGCACTCAAGTGCTGATGTTTTGGTTGAAAATGAAAATGAATTTAGTATAGATGAGTTTAAGTTTAAATTCCATCATTTTCCAGGACATACTCCAGGGTGTTGTATGATAGAGCTTGTAGGTGAAGATATGCTTTTTAGTGGAGATTTTTTATTTTATCGTAGCATTGGTAGATGGGATTTTCCTTACTCAGATGCAACTAAGATGAAAGAGAGTTTATTAAAAGTTTTAGCTTATGAAAAAGATTTTAAACTTTTTCCAGGGCATGGAGAAGAAAGTTCTTTAAAAGAAGAACAAAAAGCAATTCCTGCTTGGCTAAGGTATTTTCATTAA
- a CDS encoding NAD+ synthase: protein MNYTKLQELLINFIKKQAGDKNLILGLSGGIDSAVVAYLCKKAVQDKLFALLMPTKQSNKENLNDALMLCKKLNIKYQIIYIDDILQNFEKVIQNPTQLRIGNLAARVRMSLLYDYSALYNALVVGTSNKSELMLGYGTIYGDLACAFNPLATLYKSEVFELAKFMGVHENFIKKAPSADLWPNQSDEKDLGYKYEVLDEVLKALENKQSLENFDENLKNLVLERMQNNAFKRKLPTTLKNTYDLA, encoded by the coding sequence ATGAATTATACAAAATTACAAGAATTGTTGATTAATTTTATAAAAAAACAAGCAGGAGATAAAAATCTCATCTTAGGTTTAAGTGGTGGAATAGATTCTGCTGTAGTAGCTTACCTTTGTAAAAAAGCAGTTCAAGATAAATTATTTGCCCTATTAATGCCCACTAAACAATCTAATAAAGAAAATTTAAATGATGCTCTTATGCTTTGTAAAAAATTAAATATAAAATATCAAATTATTTATATTGATGATATTTTACAAAACTTTGAAAAAGTTATCCAAAACCCTACACAACTTCGCATAGGAAATTTAGCCGCAAGAGTGCGTATGAGCTTACTTTATGATTATTCAGCCTTGTATAATGCTTTAGTGGTAGGTACTTCTAATAAAAGTGAATTAATGCTTGGCTATGGAACTATTTATGGAGATTTAGCCTGTGCCTTTAACCCTTTAGCTACACTTTATAAAAGCGAAGTTTTTGAGCTTGCTAAATTTATGGGTGTGCATGAAAATTTTATCAAAAAAGCTCCTAGTGCTGATCTTTGGCCAAATCAAAGCGATGAAAAAGATCTTGGCTACAAATATGAAGTTTTAGATGAAGTTTTAAAAGCTTTAGAAAATAAACAAAGCTTGGAAAATTTTGATGAGAATTTAAAAAATTTAGTCTTAGAGCGTATGCAAAATAATGCTTTTAAAAGAAAACTCCCAACAACATTAAAGAATACATATGACTTGGCTTGA
- a CDS encoding tetraacyldisaccharide 4'-kinase, giving the protein MTWLDRYFFKPNFLQKTLAFLLLPFSLLYTIIAILNTKFKKELDFNLPIISIGNLTLGGNGKTPICKAIAAEFKDCFIILRGYKRQSKGLIVVKYKNEILCDIKKSGDEAMEYALTKHISGVIVSEDRVKGIQKAIELGAKIILLDDAFSKFHIKKFNILLQSKDEPFFNFTLPSGAYRLPKSFAKRADFIAKENEDFVRYSHVKENQKAILISSIAKPFRLYEHFIKARACYFFADHYTFQKEELEKLLKKHNCDTLMLTFKDYVKVKEFGFKTELIHLDIVLKDNFKQVLQNYIHQFNKKEKNVTTLNPR; this is encoded by the coding sequence ATGACTTGGCTTGATCGGTATTTTTTTAAACCTAATTTTTTACAAAAAACTTTAGCCTTTTTGCTTTTACCTTTTAGTCTTTTATATACAATCATAGCGATTTTAAATACTAAATTTAAAAAAGAACTTGATTTTAATCTGCCTATTATAAGCATAGGTAATCTAACCCTAGGAGGTAACGGAAAAACCCCCATTTGTAAAGCCATAGCAGCTGAATTTAAAGATTGTTTTATCATCTTAAGAGGCTATAAAAGACAAAGTAAAGGTTTAATTGTCGTTAAATATAAAAATGAAATTTTATGCGATATTAAAAAAAGTGGTGATGAAGCTATGGAATATGCGCTAACAAAGCATATTAGCGGGGTGATAGTGAGCGAAGATAGAGTTAAAGGCATACAAAAAGCCATCGAGCTTGGAGCAAAGATTATACTTTTAGATGATGCTTTTTCTAAATTTCACATTAAAAAATTTAACATTTTATTGCAAAGTAAAGATGAGCCATTTTTTAATTTTACTTTACCTAGCGGGGCTTATCGTTTGCCAAAATCTTTTGCTAAAAGGGCTGATTTTATAGCTAAAGAAAATGAAGATTTTGTGCGTTATTCCCATGTAAAAGAAAATCAAAAAGCTATTTTGATTAGCTCTATTGCAAAACCTTTTAGATTATATGAGCATTTTATCAAAGCTAGGGCTTGTTATTTTTTTGCCGATCATTACACATTTCAAAAAGAAGAATTAGAAAAACTTTTAAAAAAACATAACTGCGATACCTTAATGCTGACCTTTAAAGACTATGTAAAGGTAAAAGAATTTGGTTTTAAAACCGAGCTTATTCATCTTGATATCGTTTTAAAAGATAACTTTAAACAAGTTTTGCAAAATTATATTCATCAATTTAACAAAAAGGAAAAAAATGTTACTACACTCAACCCAAGATAA